Proteins from one Oryza sativa Japonica Group chromosome 12, ASM3414082v1 genomic window:
- the LOC136351199 gene encoding putative disease resistance protein At3g14460, which translates to MECTLAGRSVSAMFIVNLINKASAYLDKDRKSDKLKPLMNKLHEDWLMIQPMFDALTANQVESFGYLDMWRLRDAIEKLEDAIDEHEYYKLREKANDQQEVSELGSCFSKMKQVVTSFLTHSGSSLEKLRKAIKDLGRSTARLLEQTNYTHVLRQDCETSFSPVMLNKMFGRHEEMDMIVQWLIKPLDGNAETQDLSWSPLGTKVAALHLRYNLTPEYWCKFLQDIDNFRATTTRDIAVLKISYYSLLPELQVCFRYCSIFRKNHPFRKEELVQTWISSGLISAQFRGEKKENLGELYLARLTAKSFFDRFGGEDDEPAYYVMNDMMYDLAKCVSRGECARLVDSADFRHVNSSVRHINIAGINNFTVGDVKELLRLKKLRTIIVEDCGHVQKEVVSAMAKVVKNSKSLRLLECSLFKRWHFPDGLSGLKHLRYVKISEL; encoded by the exons ATGGAATGCACATTGGCAGGGAGGTCGGTGTCAGCAATGTTCATCGTCAACCTGATCAACAAGGCCTCAGCCTACCTGGACAAGGACCGCAAGTCTGACAAATTGAAGCCCTTGATGAACAAGTTACATGAGGATTGGTTGATGATCCAACCAATGTTCGATGCCCTCACAGCGAATCAAGTGGAAAGCTTTGGGTATTTGGATATGTGGCGCCTGAGGGATGCAATCGAGAAACTCGAGGATGCAATCGACGAGCATGAGTACTACAAGCTCAGGGAGAAGGCCAATGATCAGCAAGAGGTTAGTGAGCTGGGCTCTTGTTTTTCCAAGATGAAGCAAGTAGTTACCAGCTTCTTGACGCACTCTGGCAGCAGTCTAGAAAAGCTGAGGAAAGCTATCAAGGATTTAGGAAGATCTACTGCACGCCTATTGGAACAAACCAATTATACACATGTTTTGCGCCAAGATTGCGAGACAAGCTTCTCTCCAGTaatgctcaataaaatgtttggTCGACACGAGGAGATGGATATGATAGTCCAATGGTTGATCAAGCCCTTGGATGGCAATGCTGAAACTCAG GATCTTAGTTGGTCTCCCTTGGGAACAAAGGTTGCTGCTTTGCATTTGAGGTACAATTTGACTCCAGAGTACTGGTGTAAATTTCTTCAAGATATAGATAATTTTCGAGCAACAACAACTCGTGATATAGCGGTTTTGAAAATAAGCTACTACAGCCTCCTGCCAGAGCTGCAAGTTTGCTTTCGGTATTGCAGCATATTTCGGAAAAACCATCCGTTCAGAAAAGAGGAGTTGGTGCAGACATGGATTTCGTCAGGATTGATCTCTGCTCAATTTCGtggggaaaagaaagagaactTGGGAGAGTTATACTTGGCTCGGTTGACTGCAAAATCGTTCTTTGATCGCTTTGGCGGAGAAGACGATGAACCTGCATACTATGTTATGAATGACATGATGTATGATCTGGCAAAATGTGTCTCACGTGGTGAATGTGCGAGGCTAGTTGATTCTGCAGACTTTAGACACGTGAATAGTTCAGTTCGGCACATTAATATTGCAGGTATTAACAATTTCACCGTTGGTGATGTGAAGGAGTTGCTCCGTTTGAAGAAGCTGCGCACGATCATCGTTGAAGATTGTGGCCATGTCCAGAAGGAAGTGGTATCTGCAATGGCGAAGGTTGTGAAGAACTCAAAATCCCTGCGTTTGTTGGAATGTTCTCTGTTCAAGAGGTGGCATTTCCCTGACGGACTGTCTGGTCTGAAGCACCTTCGTTATGTCAAGATCTCAGAGCTTTAG